In Papaver somniferum cultivar HN1 chromosome 1, ASM357369v1, whole genome shotgun sequence, a genomic segment contains:
- the LOC113352445 gene encoding ubiquitin thioesterase OTU1-like has protein sequence MEGVDGIMVRRSVPSDHSCLFSAIGYVMDHDRNKATELRQVIVQKVASDPTKYTEAFLEVSNEEYCSWIQNSNTWGGAIELSILSEYYQKEIAAYHTDNVRCYVYGEDQKYTEMVLLIYDGRHYDALAISQAYGVSEEFDQTVFPVQEDKSIGRVHELALDLVNEEARNDGDIGNCSVDIIFTRVVCGIELIGQKESMQHAEATNHLEFVEKL, from the exons ATGGAAGGAGTTGACGGGATTATGGTTCGTCGTAGCGTTCCATCAGATCATAGCTGCCTTTTTAGTGCAATCGG ATATGTAATGGACCATGACAGAAACAAGGCAACTGAGCTACGACAG GTTATTGTTCAAAAGGTTGCAAGTGACCCAACAAAGTATACAGAGGCATTTCTCGAAGTGTCAAATGAAGAATATTGTTCCTGGATTCAAAACTCTAATACCTGGGGAG GAGCCATTGAGTTATCCATCTTATCGGAATACTACCAAAAGGAAATCGCTGCATATCATACCGATAACGTGAGATGTTATGTTTATGGAGAG GATCAAAAATACACTGAAATGGTTTTGCTAATTTACGATGGTCGCCATTATGATGCGTTAGCT ATATCTCAGGCTTATGGAGTCTCAGAGGAGTTCGACCAGACAGTATTTCCCGTACAAGAAGATAAGAGCATCGGGCGTGTTCACGAGCTTGCTCTTGACCTCGTCAACGAAGAAGCAAG GAACGATGGAGATATTGGAAATTGCTCTGTGGATATCATATTTACACGTGTTGTATGCGGGATTGAACTTATCGGACAAAAG GAATCTATGCAACATGCTGAAGCTACTAATCATCTTGAATTTGTTGAGAAATTATAG